A single window of Rana temporaria chromosome 1, aRanTem1.1, whole genome shotgun sequence DNA harbors:
- the LOC120922118 gene encoding vomeronasal type-2 receptor 26-like translates to MTLFPSTVPNVIFTSFYSTDSELCKKCPENEWPNKAKTICIDKVNEYLSYKEDILVLFFSITSVIFATTSLLILGLFVWFRSTPIVRANNRNLSFILLLSLILSFLSVFLFLGRPVDITCMMQQVTFGVPFTISASSILAKTIMVFIAFKAIRPGSSCRKWVGVKLPNTVMLFCSSIQVMNCILWLSISPPFQEYDMDSYPGKILIQCNEGSVIGFYSMLGYMGFLAAVSFLLAFMVRTLPDSFNEAKYITFSMLVFCSVWIAMIPAYLSTRGKYMVAVEVFAILTSSAGILLCMFSPKLYILLFKPELNTRGTMLGKRMM, encoded by the coding sequence CTACCGTGCCTAATGTTATTTTCACTTCTTTTTACTCTACAGACAGTGAACTCTGCAAGAAGTGTCCTGAAAATGAATGGCCTAACAAAGCTAAAACTATTTGTATTGACAAGGTCAATGAGTATTTATCATACAAGGAGGAcattctagttttatttttttctataacttcAGTCATATTTGCTACAACATCTCTCCTTATACTTGGACTATTTGTTTGGTTTCGGAGCACTCCCATAGTCAGAGCCAATAACCGGAACCTCAGCTTcattctgctcctctccctcataCTGAGCTTCCTTTCTGTATTCCTGTTCCTTGGCCGTCCTGTGGATATTACCTGTATGATGCAACAAGTCACTTTTGGAGTTCCCTTCACCATCTCAGCATCTTCTATCCTCGCCAAAACCATCATGGTCTTCATTGCTTTTAAAGCCATTAGACCTGGAAGCTCTTGTAGAAAATGGGTGGGAGTCAAACTTCCCAATACAGTCATGTTATTCTGCTCATCCATTCAGGTTATGAATTGCATTCTCTGGTTGTCCATCTCTCCACCATTTCAGGAGTATGACATGGACTCCTATCCTGGGAAGATCCTCATTCAGTGTAATGAAGGGTCAGTTATCGGCTTCTACTCTATGTTGGGTTATATGGGGTTTCTGGCAGCTGTGAGTTTTCTTCTGGCTTTCATGGTgaggacattaccggacagttttaatgaggccaagtacatcaccttcagcatgctggtgttctgcagtgtctggattgccatgatcccggcctatctgagcaccagagggaaatacatggtggctgtggaggTATTCGCCATACTGACCTCCAGTGCTGGAATATTATTGTGTATGTTTTCTCCAAAACTctacattttacttttcaaaCCTGAACTGAACACAAGAGGGACAATGCTGGGGAAGAGAATGATGTAA